In a genomic window of Epinephelus fuscoguttatus linkage group LG23, E.fuscoguttatus.final_Chr_v1:
- the LOC125884185 gene encoding uncharacterized protein LOC125884185 isoform X1, with the protein MMCIILLLINLTSCVCGVSKPYDTPLKYQAEENSDVQVEWSFSSETDIPLPSLKIHCQKVLGLKVFYHLDNCIEESQHEQFAGRVQCDKDALRGGRVRLHLSRVKMNDSGVYLCRMATDFGRKVKVFSLDITATVDKPKPVTPTPAPVTPTPAPVSRGRISLYVVLGLAAAAVLVLLAVLAVRRCSFKSCRTMKMCSVAHQ; encoded by the exons ATGATGTGCATCATCCTGCTGCTCATCAACCTGACCTcctgtgtctgtg gGGTGTCTAAGCCTTATGACACTCCTCTGAAGTACCAGGCAGAGGAGAACAGTGACGTCCAAGTTGAATGGAGCTTCTCGTCTGAAACCGACATTCCCCTCCCCTCACTGAAGATCCACTGTCAGAAGGTGTTAGGGCTGAAGGTCTTCTATCATCTGGACAACTGTATTGAGGAGTCTCAGCACGAGCAGTTTGCAGGACGGGTGCAGTGTGACAAAGACGCTCTCAGAGGAGGACGTGTCCGCCTTCATCTGTCCCGAGTCAAGATGAATGACTCGGGTGTGTACCTCTGCAGGATGGCCACTGACTTTGGCAGGAAGGTTAAAGTGTTCTCGCTCGACATCACTG CAACTGTTGACAAGCCCAAACCAGTGACCCCAACACCAGCACCAGTGACACCAACACCAGCACCAGTGAGTCGGGGAAGAATCAGCCTCTATGTTGTACTGGgactggcagcagcagctgtacTGGTTTTACTGGCTGTACTGGCTGTCCGTCGCTGTTCTTTCAAATCCTGCAGGACCATGAAGATGTGTTCTGTAGCACATCAATAA